The following proteins come from a genomic window of Pyxidicoccus sp. MSG2:
- the tyrS gene encoding tyrosine--tRNA ligase, with protein MNTDALRKATPEEQFEEVTRGTVDIQVPEELKKKLQRSYDTGKPLVIKAGFDPSRPDLHLGHSLLLTRMRRFQDFGHTVVFLIGDFTALIGDPTGRNATRPALTRDEVKANAETYKQQVFKVLDADKTLVRFNSTWLDALGTEGMIRLAARYSVQRMLERDDFKKRFRENVSISLHEFMYPLLQGYDSVALKSDVELGATDQLFNLLVGRQLMKEEGLEPQVIMTGPILEGLNAKLVDGKIVGDKMSKSLDNYVGIDEPPETIFGKLMSITDDLMWRYLELLSAKTLKELAEMRAKVQGGELHPMTVKKDFAREMAVRFHGEDGGRKAVEAWDNLKKEAPQASLELVEVSLAGAEKQLLFKLLPETKLVASATKAREAMAQGSVRVNGEKVTDLKAEYGAGEYTVQVGKARTDKPNSVRLKLT; from the coding sequence CGCAAGGCGACCCCCGAGGAGCAGTTCGAAGAAGTCACCCGAGGCACCGTGGACATCCAGGTGCCCGAGGAGCTGAAGAAGAAGCTCCAGCGCTCGTATGACACGGGCAAGCCGTTGGTCATCAAGGCGGGGTTCGATCCGAGCCGGCCTGATTTGCACCTCGGCCACTCGCTCCTGCTGACGCGCATGCGGCGCTTCCAGGACTTCGGGCACACGGTGGTGTTCCTCATCGGCGACTTCACGGCGCTCATCGGCGACCCGACGGGCCGCAACGCCACGCGCCCGGCGCTCACGCGCGACGAGGTGAAGGCCAACGCGGAGACGTACAAGCAGCAGGTCTTCAAGGTGCTGGACGCGGACAAGACGCTGGTGCGCTTCAACTCCACCTGGCTGGACGCGCTGGGCACGGAGGGGATGATCCGCCTGGCGGCGCGCTACTCGGTGCAGCGCATGCTGGAGCGCGACGACTTCAAGAAGCGCTTCCGGGAGAACGTCTCCATCTCGCTGCACGAGTTCATGTACCCGCTCTTGCAGGGGTACGACTCGGTGGCGCTGAAGTCGGACGTGGAGCTGGGCGCGACGGATCAGCTCTTCAACCTGCTCGTGGGCCGCCAGCTCATGAAGGAGGAAGGGCTGGAGCCGCAGGTCATCATGACCGGCCCCATCCTGGAGGGGCTCAACGCGAAGCTGGTCGACGGCAAGATCGTCGGCGACAAGATGTCCAAGAGCCTGGACAACTACGTGGGCATCGACGAGCCGCCGGAGACCATCTTCGGCAAGCTGATGAGCATCACCGATGACCTGATGTGGCGGTACCTGGAGCTGCTCTCGGCGAAGACGCTGAAGGAGCTCGCGGAGATGCGCGCGAAGGTCCAGGGCGGCGAGCTGCACCCCATGACGGTGAAGAAGGACTTCGCCCGGGAGATGGCGGTGCGCTTCCACGGCGAGGACGGCGGCCGCAAGGCGGTGGAGGCCTGGGACAACCTCAAGAAGGAGGCGCCGCAGGCGAGTCTGGAGCTGGTGGAGGTGTCACTGGCCGGGGCGGAGAAGCAGCTCCTGTTCAAGCTCTTGCCGGAGACGAAGCTGGTGGCCTCGGCGACGAAGGCCCGCGAGGCGATGGCCCAGGGCAGCGTGCGCGTCAACGGCGAGAAGGTGACGGACCTGAAGGCCGAGTACGGCGCGGGCGAGTACACCGTGCAGGTGGGCAAGGCGCGCACGGACAAGCCGAACTCCGTGCGCCTGAAGCTCACCTGA
- a CDS encoding CCA tRNA nucleotidyltransferase, with product MSAASHAGPPSHPVDAGLVGASLAQVAYQDAGHLIRVRDVIDVLVGAGMQVYVVGGAPRDWLQGEVARDVDIAVDRSMDEVHQHLRRAFPAIDPVLSRFDRFGMMCWGAADTGGVDLSFLRAPGDIQNDDMRTTTFVPRADVREDALMRDFSVNAFYYACHEGGVLLDPLGCGLEDVSGRVLRLVTHPRVLETSYRITFRILQFLGRGYTPAPNVLAHLERYADHDIQGMGQRLAGWMASHFETGSEARAVFARRLVACAREEASRRVLEAVLSREDGSPGLPPGEPVGVERTACPRRP from the coding sequence GTGAGCGCCGCCTCGCACGCGGGCCCGCCGAGCCACCCCGTCGACGCCGGCCTCGTGGGCGCGTCGCTGGCGCAGGTCGCCTACCAGGACGCAGGGCACCTCATCCGGGTGCGGGACGTCATCGACGTGCTGGTGGGCGCGGGGATGCAGGTCTACGTCGTGGGCGGCGCGCCCCGGGACTGGCTCCAGGGCGAGGTGGCCCGCGACGTGGACATCGCCGTGGACCGCTCCATGGACGAGGTGCACCAGCACCTGCGCCGGGCCTTCCCCGCCATCGACCCGGTGCTCTCGCGCTTCGACCGCTTCGGGATGATGTGCTGGGGCGCGGCGGACACGGGCGGGGTGGACCTGTCCTTCCTCCGCGCGCCGGGTGACATCCAGAACGACGACATGCGCACCACCACGTTCGTTCCCCGGGCGGACGTGCGCGAGGATGCGCTCATGCGGGACTTCTCCGTGAACGCCTTCTACTACGCGTGTCACGAGGGGGGCGTGCTGCTGGACCCGCTGGGGTGCGGCCTGGAGGACGTCTCCGGGCGCGTCCTCCGCCTCGTCACCCACCCGCGCGTGCTGGAGACGAGCTACCGCATCACCTTCCGCATCCTCCAGTTCCTCGGCCGGGGCTACACGCCGGCCCCCAACGTCCTGGCGCACCTGGAGCGGTACGCGGACCACGACATCCAGGGCATGGGGCAGCGCCTCGCGGGGTGGATGGCCAGCCACTTCGAGACCGGCTCCGAGGCTCGCGCCGTGTTCGCACGGCGGCTGGTCGCCTGTGCCCGCGAGGAGGCGTCCCGGCGGGTGCTCGAGGCCGTCCTCTCGCGCGAGGACGGGAGCCCGGGGCTCCCGCCGGGCGAGCCGGTTGGGGTAGAGAGGACGGCGTGTCCGCGCCGCCCCTGA
- a CDS encoding bifunctional metallophosphatase/5'-nucleotidase, whose translation MPLPRTLRACLSSLLLSVAGCQGARATLPARPEPVPEPLRLTLVGTNDVHGWAQPHTATLADGTEVEEGGLAAFAGYLAILRAENPGGVLLLDGGDMFQGTLASNMGEGDVIIDAFNHLGYHAAAIGNHDFDYGPVGPLPIAKGPDMDPLGALKARLAQARFPLLSANLYDAATGQRPGWLPDDGTRLVEANGVKVGILGLSTPRTPETTNKANVAGLRFGPLVPEARAAAERLRARGAEVVIAVAHAGGQCRAWSDPHDVSTCEPEEEVFAMLRELPPGTLDAVVAAHTHQPLGHFVHGTPVIQSREYARHFGVIDLYVDPRTRKVLSERTTLTPLIPVCARVDEATGSCEPKLLKEQPGVKLVQASFHGRPVVEDAALEQLIAPALARAEAERGRSLGLTVPEPLRRDFVRESALGSLVTDSLRELMGADAALLNAGGLRGDLPSGELRAGTLYEVIPFDNTVATLTLTGAQLQRLLEHVYGTAQMGVYQVAGLRLVLAHCPGPGRLLRVSLADGRPLQPEQRYRVVMPDFLARGGNGLGPVLATLPEGSIDLGLDQELSLRDALIAWWQKRGRPLTAPAPGRLKLEGQGPCAAPAPRTP comes from the coding sequence ATGCCCCTTCCCCGAACCCTTCGTGCCTGCCTCTCCTCGCTGCTGCTGTCCGTCGCGGGATGCCAGGGCGCACGGGCGACGCTGCCCGCGCGTCCGGAGCCCGTGCCCGAGCCCCTCCGGCTGACCCTCGTCGGGACGAATGACGTGCACGGCTGGGCCCAGCCGCACACCGCCACGCTCGCGGACGGCACGGAGGTGGAAGAAGGCGGGCTGGCCGCCTTCGCGGGCTACCTGGCCATCCTCCGCGCGGAGAACCCTGGCGGCGTGTTGCTGCTGGACGGCGGCGACATGTTCCAGGGCACGCTCGCGTCGAACATGGGCGAGGGCGACGTCATCATCGATGCGTTCAACCACCTCGGCTACCACGCCGCGGCCATTGGCAACCACGACTTCGACTATGGCCCGGTGGGGCCGCTGCCCATCGCGAAGGGGCCGGACATGGACCCGCTCGGCGCGCTGAAGGCGCGCCTGGCGCAGGCCCGCTTCCCGCTGCTCTCGGCCAACCTGTACGACGCGGCGACGGGGCAGCGCCCGGGCTGGCTGCCGGACGACGGGACGCGGCTGGTGGAGGCGAATGGGGTGAAGGTCGGCATCCTCGGCCTCTCCACGCCGAGGACGCCCGAGACGACGAACAAGGCGAACGTCGCCGGCCTGCGCTTCGGCCCGCTCGTCCCCGAGGCCCGTGCCGCCGCCGAGCGCCTGCGTGCCCGGGGCGCCGAGGTGGTCATCGCCGTGGCCCACGCCGGAGGCCAGTGCCGCGCGTGGAGCGACCCGCATGACGTCTCCACCTGCGAGCCGGAGGAAGAGGTCTTCGCGATGCTGCGCGAGCTGCCGCCGGGCACGCTCGACGCCGTGGTGGCGGCCCACACGCACCAGCCCCTGGGGCACTTCGTCCACGGTACGCCCGTCATCCAGTCCCGGGAGTACGCGCGCCACTTCGGCGTCATCGACCTCTACGTCGACCCTCGCACGCGGAAGGTGCTCTCCGAGCGCACCACCCTCACTCCCCTCATCCCCGTGTGCGCGCGCGTGGACGAGGCCACCGGGAGCTGCGAGCCGAAGCTCCTGAAGGAGCAGCCTGGCGTGAAGCTGGTGCAGGCGAGCTTCCACGGCAGGCCGGTGGTGGAGGACGCGGCGCTCGAGCAGCTCATCGCGCCCGCGCTGGCGCGCGCGGAGGCGGAGCGGGGCCGCTCCCTGGGGCTGACGGTGCCGGAGCCACTGCGCCGCGACTTCGTGCGGGAGAGCGCGCTGGGCAGCCTCGTCACCGACTCGCTGCGCGAGCTGATGGGCGCCGACGCGGCCCTGCTCAACGCGGGCGGCCTGCGCGGCGACCTGCCCTCGGGCGAGCTGCGCGCGGGGACGCTGTACGAGGTCATCCCCTTCGACAACACCGTCGCCACGCTGACGTTGACGGGCGCGCAGCTCCAGCGCCTGCTGGAGCACGTCTACGGCACCGCGCAGATGGGGGTGTACCAGGTGGCGGGCCTGCGGCTGGTGCTGGCCCACTGTCCGGGGCCGGGCCGCCTGCTGCGCGTGTCGCTGGCGGACGGGCGGCCGCTCCAACCGGAGCAGCGCTACCGCGTGGTGATGCCCGACTTCCTCGCGCGAGGGGGCAACGGGCTCGGGCCGGTGCTGGCCACCCTTCCCGAGGGCAGCATCGACCTGGGGCTGGACCAGGAGCTGAGCCTGCGCGACGCGCTCATCGCCTGGTGGCAGAAGCGCGGCCGCCCGCTCACCGCGCCCGCCCCGGGACGGCTCAAGCTGGAGGGGCAGGGGCCCTGCGCCGCCCCGGCGCCGCGCACGCCGTGA
- a CDS encoding EndoU domain-containing protein, whose translation MRLPLPFLALCLVTALPALAGPGAFVSEVRVDAVEQPESTRVVFTVEPGTSYPLLKKGGPNRTWCKLKGPSSEGWVLCEGAPEAAAPRAPSPAELAAADRANSEQQARGKAEQQARIAAMAKPETGADEERGDIQPTSSRGATVRVTWKPATGCATTCETKPLFGKQPTLTPMDREVLDLCPARPDVSVGAGDVQRFFSRYYDDPRIQRALSVAGRPGSRQGNLEWLTGLWVSTGPRNAFTHVFCGDDWERGPIGGLHFLPRYAQLEAEGKLCYAGPARGSSATKGDNYFIRYRGVAPWSCGEKRTGGFSRVTDAVQMVAIGTRAFAKCCARGGAKKEGGVYSAPDLGGASWRIWCGTRNGTYGIASLHPTDEAATCGD comes from the coding sequence ATGCGTCTTCCCCTCCCCTTCCTTGCCCTCTGCCTCGTCACCGCCCTCCCCGCCCTGGCGGGCCCGGGGGCCTTCGTGTCCGAAGTCCGCGTGGACGCGGTGGAACAGCCCGAGTCGACGCGGGTGGTCTTCACGGTAGAGCCCGGCACCTCGTACCCGCTCCTGAAGAAGGGCGGCCCCAATCGGACGTGGTGCAAGCTGAAGGGCCCGTCCTCGGAAGGCTGGGTGCTGTGCGAGGGCGCGCCGGAAGCCGCCGCCCCCCGTGCCCCGAGCCCCGCGGAATTGGCCGCTGCGGACCGCGCCAACTCCGAGCAGCAGGCCCGGGGCAAGGCGGAGCAGCAGGCCCGCATCGCCGCCATGGCGAAGCCGGAGACGGGGGCCGACGAGGAGCGCGGCGACATCCAACCCACCTCCTCGCGCGGGGCCACGGTTCGAGTGACCTGGAAGCCTGCCACGGGCTGCGCGACGACGTGTGAGACGAAGCCCCTGTTCGGCAAGCAGCCGACGCTGACGCCAATGGACCGCGAGGTGCTGGACCTGTGCCCCGCGCGTCCGGACGTGAGCGTGGGCGCGGGGGACGTGCAGCGCTTCTTCTCGCGGTACTACGACGACCCGCGCATCCAGCGGGCGCTGTCCGTCGCCGGGCGGCCGGGCTCGCGGCAGGGCAACCTCGAGTGGCTCACGGGGTTGTGGGTGAGCACCGGCCCGCGCAACGCCTTCACGCACGTGTTCTGCGGGGACGACTGGGAGCGCGGCCCCATTGGCGGGCTGCACTTCCTGCCGCGCTACGCGCAGCTCGAAGCAGAGGGGAAGCTCTGCTACGCCGGCCCCGCCCGCGGGAGCAGCGCGACGAAGGGCGACAACTACTTCATCCGCTACCGGGGCGTGGCCCCCTGGTCCTGCGGCGAGAAGAGGACGGGCGGCTTCTCGCGCGTGACGGACGCGGTGCAGATGGTGGCCATCGGCACGCGGGCCTTCGCGAAGTGCTGCGCGCGTGGCGGCGCGAAGAAGGAGGGTGGCGTCTACTCCGCGCCCGACCTGGGCGGCGCCTCGTGGCGCATCTGGTGCGGCACGCGCAACGGCACCTACGGCATCGCCTCGCTGCACCCCACCGACGAAGCCGCCACCTGCGGCGACTGA
- a CDS encoding coproporphyrinogen-III oxidase family protein produces the protein MSTATEELPRGIELTRKGFVTNYPPYRYWRGDVAQRFLTPAPLNIYVHTPYCVQRCAYCHYKTTTLSENRKPEIDRYVSSLCREIELASKRFDLKARPTHSIYFGGGTPTLLSKDNLSRIMDTLREHLTLADPEITVEGEPVTLIQAKADHLQHLGVNRISLGIQSFADEIVLKTGRRDTEKQGLKAIEIALGTGAVVNIDLMSGLAGETDATWAHTVETALGTGVQSLTVYKTELYSNTDYYASVKKDAQFLPSDEEEVKYAAHAIKQLERANYLPVNFFTFTKGGGFMQRHTTSKWRGDDIYSFGVSAFGALGNISVQNTSDLQKYSDMVEAGELPVARGYQLSAKDLMARDVVLGLKLLRLDRKEFQRRHGFDLVKLVQPTVDALVGGDFLTVTDAELALTRKGLLWGDYTGRQLSAAVDAVAS, from the coding sequence ATGAGCACCGCCACCGAGGAGCTGCCCCGCGGCATCGAGCTGACGCGCAAGGGGTTCGTCACCAACTACCCGCCCTACCGCTACTGGCGCGGCGATGTCGCCCAGCGCTTCCTGACGCCCGCGCCGCTCAACATCTACGTGCACACGCCCTACTGCGTGCAGCGGTGCGCGTACTGTCACTACAAGACGACCACCCTCAGCGAGAACCGCAAGCCGGAGATCGACCGCTACGTCAGCTCGCTGTGCCGCGAAATCGAGCTGGCCTCCAAGCGCTTCGACCTCAAGGCGCGCCCCACGCACTCCATCTACTTCGGCGGCGGCACGCCCACCCTGCTGTCCAAGGACAACCTCAGCCGCATCATGGACACGCTGCGCGAGCACCTCACCCTCGCGGACCCTGAAATCACCGTCGAGGGCGAGCCCGTCACGCTCATCCAGGCCAAGGCGGACCACCTCCAGCACCTGGGCGTCAACCGCATCAGCCTGGGCATCCAGTCCTTCGCGGACGAAATCGTCCTCAAGACGGGCCGGCGGGACACGGAGAAGCAGGGGCTCAAGGCCATCGAAATCGCCCTGGGCACCGGGGCGGTCGTCAACATCGACCTGATGAGTGGCCTGGCGGGCGAGACGGACGCCACGTGGGCGCACACCGTGGAGACGGCGCTGGGCACCGGCGTGCAGTCGCTCACCGTCTACAAGACGGAGCTGTATTCCAACACCGACTACTACGCGAGCGTGAAGAAGGACGCGCAGTTCCTCCCCTCCGACGAGGAGGAGGTGAAGTACGCGGCCCATGCCATCAAACAGCTGGAGCGCGCCAACTACCTGCCGGTGAACTTCTTCACCTTCACGAAGGGCGGCGGCTTCATGCAGCGCCACACCACCAGCAAGTGGCGCGGCGACGACATCTACTCCTTCGGCGTGTCGGCCTTCGGCGCGCTCGGCAACATCTCCGTGCAGAACACCAGTGACTTGCAGAAGTACTCGGACATGGTGGAGGCGGGCGAGCTGCCCGTGGCGCGCGGCTACCAGCTCAGCGCCAAGGACCTGATGGCCCGTGACGTGGTGCTGGGCCTGAAGCTGCTGCGCCTGGACCGCAAGGAGTTCCAGCGCCGCCACGGCTTCGACCTGGTGAAGCTGGTGCAGCCCACCGTGGACGCGCTGGTGGGCGGCGACTTCCTCACCGTCACCGACGCGGAGCTGGCGCTCACGCGCAAGGGCCTGCTCTGGGGCGACTACACCGGGCGCCAGCTCTCCGCCGCCGTCGACGCCGTCGCATCCTGA
- a CDS encoding class I adenylate-forming enzyme family protein yields MLTDGLLTLPYAALDAHLASLESFFTSRGVSPGAVVALECANTVTGALSLLSLLSRGYSVVLLPHPGAASPRPEVPRVCRHRVTVRSQLASGTDVSLEHPESFLTVEEVPGHHVPGGAEAWATGHLLLRTSGSIGTPKLALYTHERLLANALAALPRLRLTGEDRVLLPVPLAHMFGLGAGFLPGFTVGASLDFVEGANLLRCLEHERTFRPSVAFMTPALCTMMLRGRSVPEHYRHVVVAGDKLKPESFPSVEARFRRVVNLYGTTEQGVIAAADAEVADGPRATTVGAPLEGVALRLEPPESAGELPGDAGSLLCRHPHGFEGYVAGDGGPWTGEPPLRDGWYRTRDLGRLHPGGLLEVLGREDHSVNRDGRLVLLADIERAMETLPDVERAVTVLGGEHLRGRHILAFCTPREGRGLDGAAVRAACASVLPPYALPDEVRVLPTLPQLPNGKVDRRALTALATVAETPNASDDKECQP; encoded by the coding sequence GTGCTGACGGACGGACTGCTCACGCTGCCCTACGCGGCCCTGGACGCGCACCTCGCCTCGCTGGAGTCCTTCTTCACGTCGCGCGGCGTGTCACCGGGCGCGGTGGTGGCCCTGGAGTGCGCGAACACCGTCACCGGGGCGCTGAGCCTGTTGTCGCTGCTGTCGCGCGGGTACAGCGTCGTGCTGCTGCCGCACCCGGGCGCGGCGTCTCCGAGGCCCGAGGTGCCGCGCGTGTGCCGCCACCGCGTGACGGTGCGCAGCCAGCTCGCCTCCGGCACGGACGTGTCGCTGGAGCACCCCGAGAGCTTCCTCACGGTGGAAGAGGTCCCCGGCCACCACGTGCCCGGGGGCGCGGAGGCCTGGGCCACGGGCCACCTGCTGCTGCGCACCTCGGGCAGCATCGGCACGCCCAAGCTGGCCCTGTACACGCACGAGCGGCTGCTGGCCAACGCGCTCGCCGCCCTCCCCCGGCTGCGGCTGACGGGCGAGGACCGCGTCCTGCTGCCCGTGCCGCTGGCGCACATGTTCGGGCTCGGCGCGGGCTTCCTCCCCGGCTTCACCGTGGGCGCGTCACTGGACTTCGTGGAGGGCGCCAACCTCCTGCGCTGCCTGGAGCACGAGCGCACCTTCCGGCCGAGCGTGGCCTTCATGACGCCCGCCCTGTGCACCATGATGCTGCGCGGGCGGAGCGTGCCGGAGCACTACCGGCACGTCGTGGTGGCCGGTGACAAGCTCAAGCCGGAGTCCTTCCCCTCCGTGGAGGCGCGCTTCCGGCGCGTGGTGAACCTGTACGGCACCACCGAGCAGGGCGTCATCGCCGCCGCGGACGCGGAGGTGGCCGACGGCCCCCGCGCCACCACCGTGGGCGCGCCCCTGGAGGGCGTGGCGCTGCGGCTGGAGCCACCGGAGTCGGCCGGCGAGCTGCCGGGTGACGCGGGCAGCCTCCTCTGCCGCCACCCGCACGGCTTCGAGGGCTACGTCGCCGGAGATGGCGGACCGTGGACGGGCGAGCCCCCGCTGCGCGACGGCTGGTACCGCACCCGGGACCTGGGCCGCCTGCACCCGGGCGGGCTGCTGGAGGTGCTGGGCCGCGAGGACCACAGCGTCAACCGGGATGGCCGCCTCGTGCTGCTCGCGGACATCGAGCGCGCCATGGAGACGCTCCCGGACGTGGAGCGCGCCGTCACCGTGCTCGGTGGTGAGCACCTGCGCGGCCGCCACATCCTCGCCTTCTGCACCCCCAGGGAGGGCCGCGGGCTGGACGGCGCCGCGGTGCGCGCGGCCTGCGCCAGCGTCCTGCCGCCCTACGCCCTCCCGGACGAGGTCCGCGTCCTTCCCACCCTGCCCCAGCTTCCCAACGGGAAGGTGGACCGACGGGCCCTGACGGCCCTCGCCACGGTGGCCGAAACCCCCAACGCAAGCGACGACAAGGAGTGCCAACCATGA
- a CDS encoding ABC transporter ATP-binding protein — MSAPPLTPPSSLKERLRNAGSLLRELPGTFRIFWEASPQGAVVLGVLTLLAALLPAAVAWVGKLIVDGVSVAAREGGGAARERVVWLVALELGLMVGQAAVERGLALTRELLRVRLGNLVNERILHKALELELRHFEDSDTYDKMQNARRDAATRPLALVMDAFAIIRHGVTLSTYAVMLVSLSVWSVAVLVVASIPAFIAEARMAEEGFRLHSWRAPERRKLAYLEWILTRDNHVKEVKLFGLGPLVLGRYRALHWQFFSEERGLAVRRMLWGLVLGTLALLAFYGCYAFMAWQAAGGALSLGDLVLYLTLFRGGQAAFQGILTSLGTLYESALYMSNLFSYLAIPTGAEAPRVLPALSPPAQRGHALELRNVSFRYPGRPGWALRDVSLRLEPGEKLALVGENGAGKSTLVKLLLRMYEPTEGDIFYGGVNLKDMDVEDLRQRFGAVFQDFVRYQFSVAENIGLGHVSALEDRERIRRAAEEGGASAVIEALPQQYETMLGGWFDKGLELSGGQWQKLAVARAFMRDAEVLILDEPTAAIDAEAEHAMFERFQALSKDRIALVISHRFSTVRMADRIAVLHDGRVEELGSHAELMARAGRYARLFSLQARGYQAA; from the coding sequence GTGTCCGCGCCGCCCCTGACCCCGCCTTCCTCGCTCAAGGAGCGCCTTCGCAACGCGGGCAGTCTCCTCCGCGAGCTCCCCGGCACCTTCCGCATCTTCTGGGAGGCGAGCCCCCAGGGGGCGGTGGTGCTCGGCGTGCTGACGCTGCTGGCGGCGCTGCTGCCCGCGGCCGTGGCCTGGGTGGGCAAGCTCATCGTCGACGGGGTGTCCGTCGCGGCGCGAGAGGGCGGCGGGGCGGCGCGTGAGCGGGTGGTGTGGCTGGTGGCGCTGGAGCTGGGGCTGATGGTGGGCCAGGCGGCGGTGGAGCGCGGGCTGGCGCTCACCCGCGAGCTGTTGCGCGTGCGCCTGGGCAACCTCGTCAACGAGCGCATCCTGCACAAGGCGCTGGAGCTGGAGCTGCGCCACTTCGAGGACTCGGACACCTACGACAAGATGCAGAACGCGAGGCGGGACGCGGCCACGCGCCCGCTGGCACTGGTGATGGATGCCTTCGCCATCATCCGCCACGGCGTGACGCTGTCGACGTACGCGGTGATGCTGGTGTCCCTGTCCGTGTGGAGCGTGGCGGTGCTGGTGGTGGCCTCCATCCCCGCCTTCATCGCCGAGGCGCGCATGGCGGAGGAGGGCTTCCGGCTGCACTCGTGGCGGGCGCCGGAGCGGCGGAAGCTGGCCTACCTGGAGTGGATTCTCACGCGCGACAACCACGTCAAGGAGGTGAAGCTGTTCGGCCTGGGGCCGCTGGTGCTGGGTCGCTACCGCGCGCTGCATTGGCAGTTCTTCTCCGAGGAGCGCGGCCTCGCGGTGCGGCGGATGTTGTGGGGGTTGGTGCTGGGCACGCTGGCGCTGTTGGCGTTCTACGGCTGCTATGCCTTCATGGCCTGGCAGGCGGCCGGGGGCGCCCTCTCCCTGGGCGACCTGGTGCTGTACCTGACGCTCTTCCGGGGCGGGCAGGCCGCCTTCCAGGGCATCCTGACGAGCCTCGGCACCCTGTACGAGAGCGCGCTCTACATGAGCAACCTCTTCTCCTACCTGGCCATCCCCACCGGGGCGGAGGCGCCGCGCGTGCTGCCGGCCCTGTCTCCGCCCGCGCAGCGGGGCCATGCGCTGGAGCTGCGCAACGTGTCCTTCCGCTACCCCGGCAGACCCGGGTGGGCGCTGCGCGACGTGTCCCTGCGGCTGGAGCCCGGGGAGAAGCTGGCGCTGGTGGGGGAGAACGGGGCGGGCAAGAGCACGCTGGTGAAGCTGCTGCTGCGCATGTACGAGCCGACGGAGGGGGACATCTTCTACGGCGGCGTCAACCTGAAGGACATGGACGTGGAGGACCTGCGCCAGCGCTTCGGGGCGGTGTTCCAGGACTTCGTGCGCTACCAGTTCAGCGTGGCGGAGAACATCGGCCTGGGCCACGTGTCCGCGCTGGAGGACCGGGAGCGCATCCGCCGGGCGGCGGAGGAGGGCGGCGCGAGCGCCGTCATCGAGGCCCTGCCGCAGCAGTACGAGACGATGCTGGGCGGCTGGTTCGACAAGGGCCTGGAGCTGAGCGGAGGCCAGTGGCAGAAGCTGGCGGTGGCGCGGGCCTTCATGCGCGACGCGGAGGTGCTCATCCTCGACGAGCCGACGGCCGCCATCGACGCGGAGGCGGAGCACGCCATGTTCGAGCGCTTCCAGGCGCTCTCGAAGGACCGCATCGCCCTCGTCATCTCCCACCGCTTCTCCACGGTGCGGATGGCGGACCGCATCGCGGTGCTCCACGACGGCCGGGTGGAGGAGCTGGGAAGCCATGCGGAGTTGATGGCCCGGGCCGGGCGCTACGCGCGCCTGTTCAGCCTCCAGGCACGCGGCTACCAGGCGGCGTGA
- a CDS encoding SDR family oxidoreductase, which translates to MEITERVALVTGANRGIGLEVCRQLAARGIRVALTARNEDKGRPAAKALAEQGLPVTFFPLDVTREESMVQTVEAVTRELGRLDILVNNAAVALDMKQPGLELGMDTVRTTLETNVHGPLRLIQLCVPVMRQQGYGRIVNVSSGLGSFSRLAAGKLAYRISKASLNAMTCVFADELKDTNILVNAVTPGWVRTHLGGIRAERSVEEGSEGIVWLATIPDDGPRGKFFKDRDEFPW; encoded by the coding sequence ATGGAAATCACGGAGAGGGTCGCGCTCGTCACGGGCGCCAACCGGGGCATCGGACTGGAGGTCTGCCGGCAGCTCGCGGCCCGGGGCATCCGCGTCGCGCTCACCGCCCGCAACGAGGACAAGGGGCGCCCCGCGGCGAAGGCGCTCGCGGAGCAGGGGCTGCCCGTCACCTTCTTCCCGCTCGACGTCACCCGCGAGGAGAGCATGGTCCAGACGGTGGAGGCCGTCACCCGCGAGCTGGGCCGCCTGGACATCCTCGTCAACAACGCGGCCGTCGCCCTGGACATGAAGCAGCCCGGCCTGGAGCTGGGCATGGACACCGTGCGCACCACCCTGGAGACGAACGTCCACGGCCCGCTGCGCCTCATCCAGCTCTGCGTGCCGGTGATGCGCCAGCAGGGCTACGGCCGCATCGTCAACGTCTCCAGTGGGCTGGGCTCCTTCTCGCGCCTGGCCGCGGGCAAGCTGGCCTACCGCATCTCCAAGGCGTCCCTCAACGCGATGACGTGCGTGTTCGCCGACGAGCTGAAGGACACCAACATCCTCGTCAACGCCGTGACGCCAGGCTGGGTGCGCACGCACCTGGGCGGCATCCGCGCGGAGCGCTCGGTGGAGGAGGGCTCGGAAGGCATCGTCTGGCTGGCCACCATTCCGGACGACGGCCCGCGCGGGAAGTTCTTCAAGGACCGCGACGAGTTCCCCTGGTAG
- a CDS encoding phosphopantetheine-binding protein, whose amino-acid sequence MNASPSVPEVAQLVVELRRMIAHELDVRIQESDISDDISLLEGGLALDSIVLFEFIALIEKRFGFEFSDKGLSPETFASLTVLAQHIHGMAAQRQSAVA is encoded by the coding sequence ATGAATGCCAGCCCCTCGGTGCCCGAGGTCGCCCAGCTCGTCGTCGAGCTCCGGCGGATGATTGCCCATGAGCTCGACGTCCGCATCCAGGAGTCGGACATCTCCGACGATATCTCCCTGCTCGAGGGCGGGCTCGCGCTCGACTCCATCGTCCTGTTCGAGTTCATCGCCCTCATCGAGAAGCGCTTCGGCTTCGAGTTCTCCGACAAGGGCCTCAGCCCGGAGACCTTCGCGAGCCTGACGGTGCTTGCCCAGCACATCCACGGCATGGCGGCGCAGCGCCAGTCGGCCGTGGCCTGA